One window of Leptospira yasudae genomic DNA carries:
- a CDS encoding ATP-binding protein → MSFHLSREEIEKQIQSMLSQGLTGSVNDFFAWIRMETLRKFKDEPDIENSVVSEILEGFVNSGTVKRSKFNAKEFHIHPDQIQGKKFPSKDSYVLLGKIAYQPMQYVRSRLEFFLKSQGTPEDIVIDLCIGALEAVENAVKYGDGTEVEVEYSIDRDKTLFIKIVNNLKELNLEQDIERGKFSSTATLMRGMMVMQKLFDELDLEILEDRKQAQFNAKKKLS, encoded by the coding sequence ATGAGCTTCCATCTTTCTCGAGAAGAAATCGAAAAGCAGATTCAGTCGATGCTTTCTCAGGGGTTGACCGGCTCCGTGAACGATTTTTTCGCGTGGATTCGGATGGAAACTCTCCGCAAATTCAAGGACGAACCCGATATCGAAAATTCGGTCGTCTCCGAAATCCTCGAAGGTTTCGTAAATTCGGGAACTGTGAAACGCAGCAAGTTCAACGCGAAGGAATTTCACATTCATCCCGATCAAATCCAGGGAAAAAAATTCCCGTCTAAGGACAGTTATGTTCTTCTCGGCAAGATCGCGTATCAGCCGATGCAATACGTCCGAAGCCGTCTCGAATTCTTCTTAAAAAGTCAGGGAACTCCCGAGGACATCGTCATCGATCTTTGTATCGGCGCGTTGGAAGCGGTCGAAAACGCCGTAAAATACGGGGACGGAACCGAGGTCGAAGTGGAATATTCCATCGACCGGGATAAAACGCTCTTCATCAAAATCGTAAACAACCTCAAAGAATTGAATCTGGAACAGGACATCGAACGTGGAAAATTCTCCTCCACCGCGACTCTCATGCGCGGTATGATGGTGATGCAGAAATTGTTCGACGAACTCGATCTGGAAATCTTAGAAGATAGAAAACAGGCTCAGTTCAACGCCAAGAAAAAACTTTCGTAG
- a CDS encoding tRNA (cytidine(34)-2'-O)-methyltransferase, producing the protein MPLHIGLYRPEIPPNTGNIARLCVALGAELHIVGQAAFDLSEKAARRAGLDYWDKVKLSLHPSLEEFKAVLPEGTDLYLISIHGRRSYTDVRYKDGDAFLFGNETSGVPAELKNSWNAEKILKIPMEDSSRCLNLSNSVAVISYEAMRQIRSW; encoded by the coding sequence ATGCCTCTGCATATAGGACTCTACAGACCCGAGATCCCTCCCAACACCGGAAACATCGCGAGACTTTGCGTGGCCTTGGGAGCGGAACTCCATATCGTCGGACAAGCCGCGTTCGACCTTTCGGAAAAGGCAGCGCGCAGAGCGGGGCTCGACTACTGGGATAAGGTGAAACTTTCACTTCATCCTTCTTTAGAAGAATTTAAAGCGGTCCTTCCGGAGGGAACGGATCTGTATCTGATTTCGATTCACGGTAGGCGCTCTTACACGGACGTTCGCTACAAGGACGGAGACGCTTTTTTGTTCGGAAACGAGACGTCGGGTGTTCCCGCCGAACTGAAAAATTCTTGGAATGCGGAGAAGATCTTAAAAATTCCGATGGAAGATTCTTCCCGTTGTTTGAATCTGAGCAATTCAGTCGCGGTGATTTCGTACGAAGCGATGCGCCAAATCCGGTCCTGGTAA
- a CDS encoding S1 RNA-binding domain-containing protein, translating to MKESEKELFEKMLDASFKKKKAMEAGTKVTAVVNSAKKDFVFVTAKEGKLQGIISSEEFAESGLPNPGEEIEAYFLKEDHGDVHFTTCLSGDSLNKDLLEIAKKAEIPVLGQFISEGESGADVKIGEFTGFCPFSQIDPEFKKSGLVGKRLKFLIQDIGTRGKLIVSQKKISDRAKEAKLGVLKQELKEGMFVTCKVKTIQNFGLIVEMDGLNALIPISEATYKKNPELEKEFQVGQTLRARVLRIDWENQKFALTVKDFLKDPWAQTVPFKEGDIVKGTIDSLKPFGLFVKLDDHFNGLVPGRETGIPNRVPLNQSFKPGDVIDVFVMEVNPERKQISLSIQKAKEIQERMDYSSYLSSDTSGSTSSFGAILQKSLEKNKKK from the coding sequence ATGAAAGAATCCGAAAAAGAACTCTTCGAAAAAATGTTGGACGCTTCCTTCAAAAAGAAAAAGGCGATGGAAGCTGGAACGAAAGTCACCGCGGTCGTGAACTCCGCTAAGAAGGATTTCGTTTTCGTAACCGCGAAGGAAGGAAAACTCCAAGGAATCATTTCTTCCGAAGAATTCGCAGAGTCCGGTCTTCCGAATCCCGGAGAAGAAATCGAAGCCTACTTTTTGAAAGAGGATCACGGCGACGTTCACTTCACGACTTGTCTGAGCGGCGATTCGCTCAACAAGGATCTATTAGAAATCGCTAAAAAAGCGGAGATCCCCGTACTCGGACAATTCATCAGCGAGGGAGAATCCGGTGCGGACGTTAAGATCGGAGAATTTACCGGCTTTTGTCCTTTCTCTCAGATCGATCCCGAGTTTAAAAAATCGGGTTTGGTCGGCAAACGTCTCAAGTTTTTGATTCAAGACATCGGAACGAGAGGCAAACTCATCGTTTCCCAAAAGAAAATCTCCGATCGCGCGAAAGAAGCGAAGCTCGGCGTCCTCAAACAGGAACTCAAAGAAGGTATGTTCGTCACCTGCAAGGTCAAAACGATTCAGAACTTCGGTTTGATCGTCGAGATGGACGGACTGAACGCGCTGATTCCGATCAGCGAGGCGACCTACAAAAAAAATCCGGAACTCGAAAAGGAATTTCAAGTCGGCCAAACTCTACGCGCGCGCGTTCTCCGCATCGATTGGGAAAATCAGAAGTTCGCATTAACGGTTAAGGATTTTCTAAAGGATCCTTGGGCGCAGACCGTTCCGTTTAAGGAAGGCGACATCGTAAAAGGAACGATTGATTCTTTAAAGCCGTTCGGCCTCTTCGTCAAGTTAGACGATCATTTCAACGGACTCGTTCCGGGAAGAGAAACCGGAATTCCGAACCGCGTTCCTCTCAATCAAAGTTTTAAACCCGGAGACGTAATTGACGTTTTCGTAATGGAAGTGAATCCCGAAAGAAAACAGATTTCCCTTTCGATTCAAAAGGCGAAAGAGATTCAGGAGAGAATGGACTACAGCAGTTATCTGAGTTCGGACACGAGCGGATCGACGAGTTCCTTCGGAGCGATTCTCCAGAAGTCATTGGAAAAGAATAAGAAAAAATGA